From Bacteroidota bacterium, the proteins below share one genomic window:
- a CDS encoding IS110 family transposase: MKTVCTVGIDISSQWLDVALVVDPSAKPLSLFRVKNSQEGIESMFKRLKKEVPAGSPPWFCMEHTGNYGLLLCCLLQEKGMTYSVIPAREIQQSLGVTRGKSDRTDAERIGVYALIHHHKLRPFVIPQKSILQLKELISYRASLVQQHTQNVNSLKSRSKLNVVIDNHLVTEDLEQHIQRLEKSIKAVNEAIEKVIASDPELKQNFDLMQSVKGIGLIAATMMLVITQNFTQFDDGRKFACYAGTAPFEHSSGLTKGRTRVHPMANKQMKAILLNGANSAMIYDPEIRVYCQRKKAEGKHHKVIANAVACKLINRVFAVIKRKTPFVLTYEKKINQTLRKS, translated from the coding sequence ATGAAAACAGTCTGTACCGTTGGCATTGACATCTCATCGCAATGGCTGGATGTAGCACTGGTAGTGGACCCTTCAGCCAAACCCTTGAGTCTGTTCCGGGTGAAGAACAGCCAGGAGGGAATTGAATCCATGTTTAAACGCCTGAAAAAGGAGGTGCCAGCGGGATCACCTCCCTGGTTTTGCATGGAACACACCGGCAACTACGGATTGCTTTTGTGTTGCCTGTTACAGGAAAAGGGTATGACCTATTCGGTAATACCGGCAAGAGAGATCCAACAATCCCTGGGCGTAACCCGAGGTAAAAGTGACCGGACGGATGCAGAGCGAATCGGCGTTTACGCCTTGATCCATCATCACAAGCTCCGGCCATTTGTGATCCCTCAAAAATCCATCCTTCAACTCAAAGAGCTGATCTCCTACCGCGCCTCGTTGGTGCAGCAACATACCCAGAATGTCAATAGCCTCAAGAGCCGCTCTAAGCTCAATGTTGTGATCGACAATCACCTGGTTACCGAGGATCTGGAACAACACATTCAACGGCTGGAAAAGAGCATTAAGGCAGTAAACGAGGCCATTGAAAAAGTGATCGCCTCCGATCCGGAGCTCAAACAGAATTTTGATCTGATGCAATCTGTCAAGGGAATAGGACTCATTGCTGCAACGATGATGCTCGTTATAACCCAGAACTTCACTCAGTTCGATGATGGTCGAAAGTTCGCCTGCTATGCCGGAACGGCGCCTTTTGAACACTCCTCCGGATTAACCAAGGGAAGGACAAGGGTACATCCCATGGCAAATAAGCAGATGAAAGCAATCTTGCTCAACGGAGCCAATAGCGCCATGATCTACGACCCTGAAATAAGGGTCTACTGCCAAAGGAAAAAGGCCGAGGGCAAACACCACAAAGTCATCGCAAACGCCGTAGCCTGCAAACTGATCAATCGGGTCTTTGCAGTCATTAAAAGAAAAACACCATTCGTCCTAACCTACGAGAAAAAAATCAATCAAACGTTGCGTAAGTCTTAG
- a CDS encoding DNA alkylation repair protein, which produces MSAYMKGLFPFVGIKKPQRAELSKPFFTELKNLDADTMRASVRWLWKQPEREFQYFAMELLWKNKKAWDDTYLELFEELVESKSWWDTVDFIAATLVGHFLTKHPKRIATTTKAWCASGNLWLNRTAILFQLKYKDKTDFALLQRLIEPHRGSKEFFHQKAIGWSLRQYAYTDPKAVVAYVKRTELKPLSRREAMKHLG; this is translated from the coding sequence ATGTCGGCTTACATGAAAGGATTATTCCCCTTTGTCGGCATCAAGAAGCCGCAACGGGCGGAATTGTCGAAGCCGTTTTTTACCGAGCTGAAGAACCTGGATGCCGACACGATGCGGGCTTCGGTGCGCTGGTTGTGGAAACAACCCGAACGCGAGTTCCAGTACTTCGCGATGGAACTCTTGTGGAAGAACAAGAAAGCCTGGGACGATACCTACCTCGAACTTTTCGAAGAACTGGTCGAGTCGAAATCCTGGTGGGACACGGTGGATTTCATCGCGGCAACACTGGTCGGACATTTTCTCACGAAACATCCTAAACGTATTGCCACGACGACAAAAGCCTGGTGCGCATCCGGCAATCTGTGGCTGAACCGGACGGCGATCCTCTTCCAGCTCAAGTACAAGGACAAAACCGATTTCGCGCTGTTGCAGCGACTGATCGAACCGCATCGCGGATCGAAGGAGTTCTTTCACCAGAAGGCGATCGGCTGGAGTTTGCGGCAGTATGCTTACACCGACCCGAAGGCGGTCGTTGCTTATGTGAAACGTACCGAGCTGAAGCCTTTGAGCCGGCGGGAGGCGATGAAGCACCTTGGTTGA
- a CDS encoding TonB-dependent receptor, translating to MRTRLLFSFFLLLSCLAFARTNRTVSGILHGSDRQPLAYATVMLLNAADSSLVKGAITDEQGAYRFDDLQPGRYRVKATQIGLETTLSAEFEVTEAGTEHPLPTLVMGGKSVQLKEATVSGEKPFLEHRVDKIVVNVENSIVNAGGTALEILQKSPGVTVDNNGNISLRGKQGVLVMMDGKPTYLSAQELYNMLRNMPADQLAQIEIITNPSAKYDAAGTTGIVNIKMRKNRNYGTNGDLRTSYGQGRYLDYGFGGSVNHRNKLFNAYGSYDYGNGFYFESTEMQRRFRDGNFVSTFKQDNYDKGEYINHNFRGGLDVSLSPKHTIGFLVRGTYNTGENHNRSVTDILNASDIPDSGYVTRNDNNSEWNNLNGNFNYRWAIDSAGQELSVDADLGRFDNKADFNFYTDHYDYLNRSNDWVERSYNRQPAVIDIRTAKADYVKPIGKKSRFEAGAKISDVETDSDVRFFNIINGADVADTGKTNHFVYEETIRAGYVNGTTEFGKIGLQLGLRAEQTIAKGTQQVNNSTFTRDYTQLFPTAFLTYTFNDTHQVHVSYGRRIDRPAYQQLNPFKFYLDPYTYQEGNPLLQPQLTNAYEIGYTFLQRYSINLNFSRTNNAMTQITRQIDSLRTTYIITENLQTNDNLSVNLNLPFQPFPWWEMNNNLTVYNTRFKGPSSAGEVDVQRTAVSFNTNHAIRLPKEWALEVNGYFNSASVWGTWMVRPYGSMSMGFRKQLLDGKVTLRINVNDPFWTDRIRSTVRMENIDAQFNRFYDSRFVRFHVSWKFGKQTVAGNRQRRTGAEEEQNRIQRR from the coding sequence ATGCGTACCCGCCTGTTGTTCTCCTTTTTTCTTCTTCTGTCCTGTCTGGCATTCGCCCGGACCAATCGTACCGTATCCGGTATCCTGCACGGTTCCGACCGTCAGCCACTCGCGTATGCAACCGTGATGCTGCTGAATGCGGCCGACAGCAGTCTGGTCAAAGGCGCCATCACCGATGAACAGGGCGCTTACCGCTTCGACGACCTGCAGCCCGGCCGTTACCGTGTAAAAGCGACGCAGATTGGATTGGAAACAACGCTCTCCGCGGAGTTCGAAGTGACGGAGGCTGGCACGGAGCATCCCCTGCCCACCCTGGTCATGGGTGGTAAGTCGGTGCAACTGAAAGAGGCGACCGTATCGGGTGAGAAACCCTTTCTGGAGCACCGGGTCGATAAGATCGTCGTCAACGTGGAAAACAGTATCGTAAATGCCGGCGGCACGGCCCTCGAAATCCTCCAGAAGTCGCCCGGCGTGACGGTGGACAACAACGGCAACATCTCCCTGCGCGGCAAGCAGGGCGTACTCGTGATGATGGACGGCAAACCGACCTACCTGAGCGCCCAGGAACTTTACAACATGCTGCGTAACATGCCGGCGGATCAGCTTGCGCAGATCGAGATCATCACGAACCCCTCCGCCAAGTATGACGCTGCCGGCACGACAGGTATCGTGAATATCAAGATGCGCAAGAACCGCAACTACGGCACCAACGGCGACCTGCGCACCAGCTACGGACAGGGCCGCTACCTCGACTACGGATTCGGCGGCAGCGTCAATCACCGGAACAAGCTGTTCAACGCCTACGGCAGTTACGATTATGGCAACGGTTTCTATTTCGAGAGCACGGAGATGCAGCGGCGTTTCCGCGACGGGAACTTTGTCTCGACCTTCAAGCAGGACAACTACGACAAAGGGGAGTACATCAACCACAACTTCCGCGGCGGACTGGATGTGAGTCTTTCGCCTAAGCACACGATCGGTTTCCTGGTCCGTGGAACCTACAACACCGGCGAGAACCACAACCGGAGCGTGACCGACATCCTCAATGCTTCGGACATTCCCGATTCGGGTTACGTGACGCGGAACGATAACAACAGCGAGTGGAACAACCTCAACGGAAATTTCAACTACCGTTGGGCGATCGACAGCGCCGGGCAGGAACTCTCGGTTGATGCCGATCTGGGCCGCTTCGACAACAAGGCCGATTTCAATTTCTACACCGACCATTACGATTACCTGAACCGCAGCAACGACTGGGTCGAGCGGTCTTACAACCGGCAACCGGCCGTGATCGACATCCGGACGGCGAAAGCCGACTATGTGAAACCGATCGGGAAAAAGTCGCGCTTCGAGGCCGGGGCCAAGATCAGCGATGTGGAGACCGACAGCGACGTGCGGTTCTTCAACATCATCAACGGCGCGGACGTGGCGGACACCGGCAAGACGAATCACTTCGTGTACGAGGAGACGATCCGGGCAGGTTATGTCAACGGCACGACGGAGTTCGGAAAGATCGGCCTGCAACTCGGTCTGCGCGCGGAACAGACGATCGCGAAAGGCACCCAACAGGTGAACAATTCGACCTTCACCCGCGACTATACGCAGCTCTTCCCGACCGCTTTCCTTACTTACACCTTCAACGACACCCACCAGGTACACGTATCGTACGGGCGCCGCATCGACCGGCCGGCGTATCAGCAGCTCAATCCGTTCAAGTTCTACCTGGATCCCTATACCTACCAGGAAGGCAACCCGCTCCTGCAACCGCAACTGACGAACGCGTATGAGATCGGCTACACCTTCCTGCAACGCTATTCGATCAACCTTAATTTCAGTCGGACCAACAACGCGATGACGCAGATCACGCGGCAGATCGATTCGTTGCGGACGACCTACATCATCACGGAAAACCTGCAGACGAACGACAACCTGAGTGTGAACCTCAACCTGCCGTTCCAGCCGTTCCCCTGGTGGGAGATGAACAACAACCTGACGGTGTACAACACCCGCTTCAAGGGCCCCAGTTCGGCGGGCGAAGTGGACGTACAGCGTACGGCGGTATCCTTCAATACCAACCATGCGATCCGGTTACCGAAGGAGTGGGCGCTGGAGGTGAACGGCTATTTCAACAGCGCATCGGTCTGGGGCACCTGGATGGTGCGGCCGTACGGTAGCATGTCGATGGGCTTTCGGAAGCAGTTACTCGACGGGAAAGTGACCCTGCGCATCAACGTGAATGATCCGTTCTGGACGGACCGTATCCGGTCGACGGTGCGGATGGAGAACATCGACGCGCAGTTCAACCGCTTTTACGACAGTCGTTTCGTACGCTTCCACGTCTCCTGGAAATTCGGCAAGCAAACCGTAGCCGGCAACCGCCAACGCCGCACCGGAGCCGAAGAAGAACAGAATCGCATCCAGCGGCGATAG
- a CDS encoding T9SS type A sorting domain-containing protein, translated as MHQRQVTTLNGLFWSSEFSPDETKLYLSTVEYGNNDSISCLIQFDLLAPDIQASMDTIYNFYLPDETGMLKLGPDNKIYLSQYLDNNDCGFFYLYCDTTFYPENMNISVIHDPNQPAALCDFRPYSFYLGGHRCYHGLPNNPNYELGPLAGSVCDTLITSMSQVPVFEPAQLKLFFHTGWRQLFVNGQYLRGKQGSLALYSVTGQLLRSEEISIQPPYYTRQWDLSGTAAGVYIVVLETEAERVSGRVVVE; from the coding sequence GTGCATCAGCGTCAGGTAACCACGCTCAATGGGTTGTTTTGGTCGAGTGAGTTTAGTCCGGATGAGACCAAACTTTACCTGAGCACGGTCGAGTACGGGAACAATGATTCCATTTCCTGTCTCATACAGTTCGATTTACTGGCCCCGGATATTCAGGCAAGCATGGATACGATCTACAATTTTTATCTGCCTGATGAGACGGGAATGCTGAAGCTTGGCCCTGACAATAAGATCTACCTGTCGCAGTACCTGGATAATAACGATTGCGGTTTTTTCTACCTCTACTGCGATACGACTTTTTATCCTGAGAACATGAACATCAGCGTGATCCACGACCCCAATCAGCCGGCCGCTTTGTGCGATTTTCGGCCATACAGCTTTTACCTCGGAGGCCATCGTTGCTACCACGGCCTTCCCAACAACCCCAACTACGAGCTGGGGCCGCTGGCGGGGAGTGTTTGCGATACATTGATTACGAGCATGAGTCAGGTGCCCGTGTTTGAGCCTGCGCAGTTGAAGCTGTTTTTCCATACCGGCTGGCGGCAGTTGTTCGTGAACGGGCAATACCTGCGCGGCAAGCAAGGCAGCCTGGCGCTTTACTCAGTCACCGGCCAACTCCTCCGCAGCGAAGAAATCAGCATCCAACCACCCTACTACACCCGCCAATGGGACCTCAGCGGAACGGCCGCCGGGGTGTACATCGTGGTCCTGGAAACGGAAGCGGAACGGGTGAGTGGACGGGTGGTGGTGGAATGA
- a CDS encoding bifunctional phosphoglucose/phosphomannose isomerase, producing the protein MKDLVQRFPEQLEEALRIGEQASISRPIRPIRNVIITGLGGSGIGGTIVSEIIANECPVPVTVNKDYFLPAFTGPETLVIVSSYSGNTEETLQAMDVALEKGAQISCITSGGSVAERAREHRLDLVLIPGGNPPRSCLGYSLTQLFFILHKKGLISGAFVAQLRASIDRMRMEEAAIKSEAQEVTDFLFGKLPVIYAVDGYNGVATRFRQQINENSKMLCWHHIIPEMNHNELVGWAEQHEECAVVILRNSTDYYRSQARIEINKEIIAQRTPHIREIWSRGDSMLERSLYLVHLTDWVSCYLADRKAIDAVEVNVINHLKGSLAKLGER; encoded by the coding sequence ATGAAAGATCTCGTACAGCGATTCCCCGAGCAGTTGGAAGAAGCCCTGCGCATTGGCGAACAAGCCAGCATTTCCCGTCCCATTCGCCCCATCCGCAATGTCATCATCACCGGACTGGGCGGTTCGGGTATCGGCGGCACCATCGTGTCCGAGATTATCGCGAACGAATGTCCGGTACCCGTCACCGTCAACAAGGATTATTTCCTGCCGGCTTTCACCGGACCGGAGACGTTGGTGATCGTGTCGTCGTATTCGGGTAATACCGAAGAGACCCTGCAGGCCATGGACGTCGCGCTGGAGAAAGGCGCGCAGATCAGTTGCATCACCTCGGGCGGCAGCGTAGCCGAACGCGCACGCGAGCACAGGCTCGACCTTGTCCTTATCCCCGGCGGCAACCCGCCACGTTCGTGTCTCGGTTATTCGCTCACGCAGCTCTTTTTCATCCTGCATAAGAAAGGACTCATCAGCGGCGCGTTCGTCGCGCAGCTCCGGGCTTCGATCGACCGGATGCGTATGGAAGAAGCGGCCATCAAGTCCGAGGCGCAGGAAGTCACCGATTTTCTTTTCGGCAAACTGCCGGTGATCTACGCGGTCGACGGTTACAACGGCGTGGCCACGCGCTTCCGGCAGCAGATCAACGAGAACTCCAAGATGCTCTGCTGGCACCACATCATCCCCGAGATGAACCACAACGAACTGGTGGGCTGGGCCGAACAACACGAAGAGTGTGCCGTCGTGATCCTGCGCAACAGCACCGACTACTACCGTTCTCAGGCGCGCATCGAGATCAACAAGGAGATCATCGCGCAACGCACCCCGCACATCCGCGAGATCTGGTCGCGGGGCGACTCGATGTTGGAGCGTTCGCTCTACCTGGTGCACCTCACCGACTGGGTCTCCTGCTACCTCGCCGACCGCAAAGCCATCGACGCCGTCGAAGTGAACGTCATCAACCACCTCAAAGGCTCCCTCGCGAAGCTGGGAGAGCGATGA
- the lysS gene encoding lysine--tRNA ligase → MELHEQEQIRRQKLDELQKHGYQAYPADAWPVTVSARQILDGFDANPDGFKELSYAGRIMSVRDMGKALFAVLQDASGRIQIYVRRDDICPGEDKSDYDFLVKKMLDIGDIIGIKGFVFRTKMGEITIHATAVKLLSKSLRPLPIVKQDADGNVHDAFTDPEQRYRMRYVDLIVNPQVRETFVKRTQLVNSMRSFLNTRGYLEVETPILQPLYGGAAARPFKTHHNTLDMTLYLRIANELYLKRLIVGGYDGVYEFSKDFRNEGMSRFHNPEFTQMELYVAYQDYEWMMNLVEEMVEKIALDLHGKTEVQVGEHVINFQRPWKRYTMYGAIAHYTGIDISGMDEAELRKTARSIGIHVDDTMGRGKLIDEMFGEKVEAHLIQPTFITDYPLEMSPLAKQHRSKPGLVERFEAICNGKEICNAFSELNDPLDQRKRFEDQLELGKRGDEEAMQLDEDFLRALEFGMPPTAGLGIGIDRLSMIMTNSHSIQDVLFFPAMRPEKKEAPAEGAEAVSS, encoded by the coding sequence ATGGAATTGCACGAGCAGGAACAGATCCGCCGCCAGAAGTTGGACGAACTCCAAAAACACGGCTACCAGGCCTATCCGGCCGACGCCTGGCCGGTCACTGTCAGCGCCCGCCAGATCCTCGACGGCTTCGACGCCAACCCCGACGGTTTCAAGGAGCTGAGCTATGCCGGCCGGATCATGAGCGTACGCGACATGGGCAAGGCCCTGTTCGCGGTGCTTCAGGACGCCTCCGGACGCATCCAGATCTACGTCCGCCGCGACGACATCTGTCCGGGCGAGGATAAATCGGATTACGATTTCCTGGTGAAGAAGATGCTCGACATCGGCGACATCATCGGGATCAAGGGCTTCGTATTCCGCACGAAGATGGGCGAGATCACCATCCACGCCACCGCCGTCAAGTTGCTTTCCAAGTCACTGCGTCCGTTGCCGATCGTGAAGCAGGACGCCGACGGCAATGTGCACGACGCCTTTACCGATCCGGAGCAGCGCTACCGGATGCGGTACGTGGACCTGATCGTGAACCCGCAGGTGCGCGAGACATTTGTGAAGCGTACGCAACTGGTCAACTCGATGCGTTCGTTCCTGAACACCCGCGGCTACCTCGAGGTGGAGACGCCGATCCTGCAACCGCTCTACGGCGGCGCGGCGGCGCGTCCGTTCAAGACGCACCACAACACGCTCGACATGACGCTCTACCTGCGCATCGCGAACGAGTTGTACCTCAAGCGCCTCATCGTGGGCGGCTACGACGGGGTGTACGAGTTCTCGAAGGACTTCCGGAACGAAGGCATGAGCCGGTTCCACAACCCGGAGTTCACCCAGATGGAACTCTACGTCGCTTACCAGGACTACGAATGGATGATGAACCTGGTGGAAGAGATGGTCGAGAAGATCGCACTCGACCTACACGGCAAGACCGAGGTGCAGGTGGGTGAACACGTGATCAACTTCCAACGGCCCTGGAAGCGTTATACGATGTACGGCGCGATCGCGCACTATACCGGCATCGACATCTCCGGGATGGACGAAGCCGAACTGCGAAAGACGGCGCGGAGCATCGGCATTCATGTGGACGATACGATGGGCCGCGGTAAGCTGATTGACGAGATGTTCGGAGAGAAAGTTGAAGCGCACCTGATCCAGCCGACCTTCATCACCGACTATCCGCTGGAGATGAGTCCGCTCGCGAAGCAGCACCGCTCCAAGCCGGGGCTGGTGGAGCGCTTCGAGGCGATCTGCAACGGCAAGGAGATCTGCAACGCCTTCTCCGAGCTCAACGATCCGCTCGACCAGCGCAAGCGCTTCGAGGACCAGCTCGAACTCGGCAAGCGCGGCGACGAAGAAGCCATGCAGCTCGACGAAGACTTCCTGCGCGCGCTCGAGTTCGGCATGCCGCCTACGGCAGGCCTGGGTATCGGCATCGACCGCCTGAGCATGATCATGACGAACAGTCATTCGATCCAGGACGTGCTCTTCTTCCCGGCC